A single window of Sphingobacterium sp. ML3W DNA harbors:
- the ppk1 gene encoding polyphosphate kinase 1: protein MARKFIPRDVSWLSFNSRVLQEAADETVPLPSKIKFLGIFSNNLDEFFRVRIPGLKRAIDIKDKEANSSFFEDPQIILDEVNTIVSKQQKKFDSIWTLIQKEMAKQHVYMKDAYQLNPKQKEFVKNFYFEEIESNVIPLLLDDNRPMPYLRDKSLYLGISMRKKEWEYETRFAIIEIPTTLNGRFVILPASAKEKHIILLEDIIKFNLPYIFSYFDFDEFDAHVFKITKDAEFDIDNDINTTLAEKISKGVKNRRKGKTTRFIFDKEMDARLVEFLIKKLQLTKKDNIIPGQKIHNFKHFMDFPNVFKQPILPITNPAFTHPQLNKTQRITDIIIKKDILLSFPYHTFRPVIDLLREAAMDPDVRTIQITAYRLATNSKIVNALINAARNGKDVTVMLELQARFDEENNLFWKEKLELEGIRVLTGVPNKKVHAKLCIIKKRVGNKTIQYGFVSTGNINEKTAKLYGDYCLLTSNRSVMADINKVFHFLKKPKSNPHEVIKNCSSLLVCPTDMRNGIAHYIDKEIEEVKAGRKGRVILKVNSLSDRILIKKLYEAAEIGVQVDLIVRGIYCATNQPKFKKAINAISIVDEFLEHARVMYFYSSGKEVIYISSADWMSRNLDHRVEAAVKINSKKIRDEIKDMLQIQLRDNVKARILNNELNNHYVENDKEPCRSQIEIYHYLRKKTDEL from the coding sequence ATGGCTCGAAAATTCATTCCTAGAGATGTCAGCTGGTTAAGTTTTAATAGTAGGGTATTGCAAGAAGCTGCTGATGAAACAGTACCTCTACCTTCTAAAATAAAATTCTTAGGGATTTTTTCTAACAACCTAGATGAATTTTTTAGAGTACGAATACCAGGGTTAAAGCGTGCAATCGATATTAAAGATAAAGAAGCTAATTCATCTTTTTTTGAGGACCCTCAAATAATACTTGATGAGGTCAATACTATCGTTAGTAAACAGCAAAAAAAGTTTGATAGCATTTGGACGCTGATACAAAAAGAGATGGCTAAACAGCATGTCTATATGAAAGACGCTTATCAATTAAATCCGAAGCAAAAGGAGTTTGTGAAAAATTTCTATTTTGAAGAAATTGAATCTAATGTCATACCCCTATTGTTAGATGATAACCGTCCTATGCCCTACCTACGGGATAAAAGTCTCTATTTAGGCATATCGATGCGAAAAAAAGAATGGGAATATGAAACCCGATTTGCCATTATTGAAATCCCAACTACGTTAAATGGCCGCTTTGTTATATTACCGGCTTCAGCTAAAGAAAAGCACATTATTTTATTAGAAGATATTATTAAATTTAATCTTCCTTACATTTTTTCATATTTCGATTTCGACGAATTCGACGCTCATGTCTTCAAAATCACAAAAGATGCTGAATTTGACATCGATAATGATATCAATACCACATTAGCTGAAAAGATATCAAAAGGAGTCAAAAACCGAAGAAAAGGTAAAACAACAAGGTTCATTTTCGACAAGGAAATGGATGCTAGACTAGTAGAGTTTTTAATTAAGAAGTTGCAGTTGACAAAGAAGGATAATATTATACCCGGTCAAAAAATCCACAATTTCAAACATTTTATGGACTTTCCAAATGTCTTTAAACAACCTATCCTTCCTATTACGAATCCAGCATTTACGCATCCACAGCTTAATAAAACGCAACGGATAACGGATATCATCATCAAAAAGGATATTTTATTATCATTTCCTTATCACACCTTCCGCCCAGTAATTGACCTGCTTCGTGAGGCCGCGATGGACCCCGACGTTAGAACGATTCAAATCACAGCTTACCGACTTGCTACGAACAGTAAAATCGTTAATGCTTTGATCAATGCTGCAAGAAATGGGAAAGATGTAACGGTCATGCTCGAGCTCCAAGCTAGATTTGATGAAGAGAATAATCTATTCTGGAAGGAAAAGCTCGAGCTGGAAGGCATTCGAGTTTTAACAGGCGTGCCTAATAAAAAAGTTCATGCTAAACTCTGTATCATAAAAAAAAGGGTGGGTAATAAAACAATTCAATATGGCTTTGTCAGTACTGGGAATATAAACGAGAAAACAGCGAAACTTTACGGTGATTACTGTCTTCTTACGAGCAATAGAAGTGTTATGGCTGATATCAACAAAGTTTTCCATTTTCTCAAAAAACCAAAAAGCAATCCCCATGAAGTCATTAAAAATTGTAGTAGCCTCCTCGTCTGCCCCACCGATATGCGTAATGGAATTGCTCATTACATCGATAAGGAAATCGAGGAAGTTAAAGCCGGTAGAAAAGGACGTGTCATATTGAAAGTAAATTCTCTCAGTGACAGGATATTGATAAAAAAACTTTATGAAGCTGCTGAAATTGGTGTTCAGGTCGACCTGATCGTAAGAGGGATTTATTGTGCAACTAATCAACCAAAATTTAAAAAGGCAATCAATGCCATCAGTATTGTAGATGAGTTCTTAGAGCACGCTCGAGTGATGTATTTCTATTCTTCTGGCAAAGAAGTAATTTATATATCGTCTGCGGATTGGATGTCAAGAAATCTAGATCACCGTGTCGAGGCAGCTGTAAAAATTAACAGTAAAAAAATTAGAGATGAGATTAAGGATATGCTACAGATTCAATTACGAGATAATGTGAAAGCACGTATTCTGAATAACGAACTTAACAACCACTACGTTGAAAACGACAAAGAACCTTGTCGTTCGCAGATTGAAATCTATCATTACCTCAGGAAAAAAACTGATGAATTATAA
- the guaB gene encoding IMP dehydrogenase, which produces MQLDPQKFVAEGLTYDDVLLIPAYSEILPRDVDTSTFLTKKIKLNIPLVSAAMDTVTGADLAIAIAQAGGIGMLHKNMTIAEQAAEVRKVKRSESGMIQDPVTLLQSATVGDAFKIMKDHKIGGIPVIDENGKLVGIVTNRDLRFQKVMSQPIASLMTKDNLVIAPEGTDLVKAEEILQNHKIEKLPVVNREGVLKGLITFKDIQKYKHYPNAAKDTHGRLLVGGAVGVTPDTLERVEALVKAGVDVITIDTAHGHSKGVIEKLKLVKATFPDLQVIVGNIATGAAAKALAEAGADAVKVGIGPGSICTTRIIAGVGVPQLYAIYEVAKALKGTGVPLIADGGIKQTGDIAKAIAAGAYTIMAGSLFAGVEEAPGETIIYEGRKFKSYRGMGSIEAMEKGSKDRYFQDVEDDIKKLVPEGIVGRVPYKGTLAEVVYQYMGGLKASMGYCGAATIEKLQEAQFVRITGAGLRESHPHNISITKEAPNYNSRG; this is translated from the coding sequence ATGCAATTAGATCCACAAAAATTCGTAGCAGAAGGACTTACCTACGACGACGTATTATTAATTCCAGCTTATTCTGAAATATTACCACGTGATGTCGATACAAGTACTTTCTTGACAAAAAAAATCAAATTAAATATTCCATTAGTTTCTGCGGCTATGGATACGGTGACGGGTGCTGATTTAGCTATTGCGATTGCACAAGCCGGCGGTATTGGTATGTTACATAAAAACATGACGATCGCAGAACAAGCTGCTGAAGTGCGAAAAGTAAAGCGCTCAGAAAGCGGTATGATTCAAGATCCCGTTACTTTATTGCAATCAGCGACCGTAGGAGATGCTTTCAAGATTATGAAAGATCATAAAATTGGAGGTATTCCCGTAATAGATGAGAATGGTAAATTAGTAGGGATTGTTACTAATCGCGATTTACGCTTTCAAAAGGTAATGAGTCAACCAATCGCATCGTTGATGACTAAGGATAACTTAGTTATTGCTCCAGAGGGTACTGATTTAGTAAAAGCAGAAGAAATTTTACAAAATCATAAAATAGAAAAACTTCCTGTTGTTAATCGTGAGGGTGTACTAAAAGGCCTCATCACATTTAAGGATATCCAAAAATATAAGCATTATCCAAATGCCGCTAAAGACACGCACGGACGACTATTGGTTGGCGGAGCGGTTGGTGTTACGCCCGACACATTAGAGCGCGTAGAAGCGCTCGTAAAGGCTGGGGTGGACGTTATTACTATTGATACAGCTCACGGCCACTCAAAAGGTGTAATTGAAAAGTTGAAGTTGGTTAAAGCTACTTTTCCGGACTTACAAGTTATCGTTGGAAATATTGCTACAGGTGCGGCGGCGAAAGCTTTAGCAGAAGCAGGTGCTGATGCCGTGAAAGTAGGCATTGGACCAGGTTCGATTTGTACAACTCGTATCATTGCGGGTGTAGGCGTTCCGCAGTTGTACGCGATTTACGAAGTGGCAAAAGCTTTAAAAGGTACAGGTGTTCCTTTAATTGCAGACGGGGGTATTAAACAGACGGGTGATATTGCTAAAGCAATTGCTGCCGGTGCTTATACCATTATGGCTGGTTCATTATTCGCTGGTGTTGAAGAAGCTCCTGGTGAAACCATTATCTATGAAGGACGTAAATTCAAATCATACCGTGGAATGGGTTCTATAGAAGCTATGGAAAAAGGATCTAAAGACCGTTACTTCCAAGATGTGGAGGATGATATCAAGAAATTAGTTCCAGAAGGAATTGTTGGACGTGTTCCATATAAAGGAACTTTGGCAGAAGTTGTATATCAATATATGGGCGGATTAAAAGCATCAATGGGTTATTGTGGAGCTGCGACTATTGAGAAGTTGCAAGAAGCACAATTTGTTCGTATTACAGGTGCTGGATTACGTGAATCACACCCACATAACATATCGATTACGAAAGAAGCTCCTAATTACAATAGTAGAGGATAA
- the secDF gene encoding protein translocase subunit SecDF yields the protein MQGKGLIKFLVIAVSIACLYALSFTFVTRKVERDAENYAQGDMAREKSYLDSIAGEVVYNLGFAKYTYREAKAQELALGLDLKGGMNVTMEISIDELIRNLADNPKDEKFNAALTAAISKSKTSQKSLVNLFIEEYKATGNTTPLSTYFATKDNASLIKAGDTDAQLESFLQKEAENAIQNSYKVLRTRIDKFGVASPNIQIQQGTNRILIELPGVNDEQRVRKLLQGSAKLEFYETHGNQEVYPLLENINKTLSATLKIASTNDKATTDSTKNGDDLLANLGVNKNTKDSAAAKLSQENPLFDVLRPAVYMGENQQMALMPGAMVGSAELKDTAKVNAYLSRPEVKSIIPGNLRLLWSVKPEAKTPNLLSLYAVRPAGVDNGPVLTGDVIVNARDEFNERNEPVVSMQMNNEGAREWKKITAKAAQSQQSIAIVLDNVVYSAPGVSEEIAGGNSSISGSFTVEDTKDLANVLKAGRLPTTAKIVEEAIVGPTLGQSAIDSGVNSAVIGIVLVLVFMIAYYNTAGLVANIAVLVNVFFIMGVLASLNAVLTLPGIAGIVLTMGTAVDANVLIYERIREELAGGKSIRQAVADGYKNALPSILDSQITTFLVGLVLFFFGTGPILGFATTLMVGIITSLFTSIFLTRIIFEWMLERDMKIKVSFPWSAKTLQNANFQFIKKRKGFYIVSIVVVIACFASIFIKGFSQGVDFQGGRTYTIRYERPVDLEAVRQNLDDIFQKTTEVKVFGAANQLRITTTYHIDETSDEADKDVLTKLNEGLSKVDGGNKHEILSSQKVGPSIATDMKARSIYATIFALLIIAVYILVRFHKWQYSVGAAIATVHDAIIVLGLFSILDGIVPFSLDIDQHFIAAILTVLGYSVNDTVVVFDRIREDVNKPNALSKDFGETINHAINTTLSRTVITSLTVIFVLAVLFIFGGEVIRGFSFAILIGIIVGTYSSIFLAAPAVYDLSKGKHLASAPKKAEPVTP from the coding sequence ATGCAAGGTAAAGGGCTGATTAAATTTTTGGTGATAGCGGTATCTATAGCATGTCTATACGCCCTATCATTCACTTTTGTAACCCGCAAAGTTGAGCGTGATGCTGAGAATTATGCACAAGGAGATATGGCACGTGAAAAATCGTACTTAGACTCTATCGCTGGCGAGGTTGTTTACAATTTAGGTTTTGCTAAATACACCTATAGAGAAGCTAAAGCACAAGAACTTGCTTTAGGTCTTGATCTAAAAGGGGGTATGAACGTTACGATGGAAATCTCAATCGATGAGTTGATTCGTAACTTAGCGGATAATCCTAAAGACGAGAAATTCAATGCAGCACTTACTGCTGCCATTTCGAAAAGTAAAACAAGTCAAAAATCTTTAGTAAATTTATTCATAGAGGAATATAAAGCTACAGGTAATACGACTCCACTTTCAACTTACTTCGCTACTAAAGATAATGCTTCTTTAATCAAGGCGGGGGACACAGATGCACAATTGGAATCTTTTTTACAAAAAGAAGCTGAAAATGCTATTCAAAACTCATACAAAGTACTTCGTACTCGTATTGACAAATTTGGAGTCGCTTCTCCAAACATTCAAATTCAACAGGGGACTAATCGCATTCTAATTGAATTACCGGGTGTTAATGATGAGCAACGTGTTCGCAAATTATTACAAGGTTCTGCGAAGTTAGAATTTTACGAAACTCATGGTAACCAAGAGGTTTATCCTTTGTTAGAAAATATTAACAAGACTTTATCAGCTACCTTAAAAATAGCGTCTACGAATGATAAAGCAACAACAGATTCAACTAAAAACGGTGATGACTTATTGGCTAATCTTGGTGTCAATAAAAATACAAAAGATAGTGCTGCCGCTAAATTATCACAAGAAAATCCATTGTTTGATGTTTTGAGACCCGCAGTTTATATGGGTGAAAATCAACAAATGGCTTTAATGCCTGGAGCTATGGTGGGTAGTGCAGAGCTGAAAGATACAGCGAAAGTAAATGCTTACTTAAGTAGACCAGAAGTTAAATCGATTATCCCTGGAAATTTAAGGTTATTATGGTCAGTAAAGCCTGAGGCTAAAACACCTAATCTCCTTTCGCTATATGCGGTAAGACCTGCAGGTGTAGATAATGGACCTGTTTTAACAGGTGATGTTATTGTAAATGCACGTGACGAGTTTAATGAAAGAAATGAGCCTGTTGTTTCTATGCAAATGAACAACGAAGGGGCACGTGAGTGGAAAAAAATCACAGCTAAGGCTGCACAAAGCCAGCAATCTATAGCGATTGTCCTTGACAATGTGGTATACTCGGCGCCGGGTGTATCTGAAGAAATTGCAGGTGGTAATTCATCCATCTCAGGTTCATTCACCGTTGAAGACACAAAAGATTTAGCTAACGTATTGAAAGCAGGTCGTCTACCAACAACAGCTAAAATCGTAGAAGAGGCAATTGTAGGTCCTACTTTAGGACAATCTGCTATTGATTCTGGTGTGAATTCAGCAGTTATAGGTATTGTGCTTGTTCTTGTGTTCATGATAGCTTATTACAATACCGCAGGCTTGGTAGCAAACATAGCGGTTCTTGTAAACGTATTCTTTATCATGGGGGTACTCGCATCACTAAATGCAGTGCTGACCTTACCTGGTATTGCGGGTATCGTATTGACAATGGGTACAGCCGTCGACGCAAACGTCTTGATTTATGAACGTATCCGTGAAGAATTGGCTGGAGGAAAATCCATCCGTCAAGCTGTTGCAGATGGTTATAAAAATGCATTACCCTCTATCTTAGATTCACAAATCACAACTTTCTTAGTAGGTTTGGTGTTATTCTTCTTCGGAACAGGTCCAATTTTAGGATTTGCGACTACATTAATGGTAGGTATTATCACATCATTATTCACTAGTATCTTCCTGACTCGAATTATTTTTGAGTGGATGCTGGAACGTGATATGAAAATTAAAGTTTCCTTCCCTTGGTCCGCGAAGACATTGCAGAATGCGAACTTTCAATTCATTAAGAAAAGAAAAGGATTTTATATCGTTTCAATTGTTGTTGTTATTGCTTGTTTTGCATCGATTTTTATTAAAGGATTCAGTCAAGGTGTGGATTTTCAAGGAGGTCGTACGTACACTATCCGTTACGAAAGACCTGTTGATTTGGAAGCGGTTCGCCAAAACTTAGATGATATTTTTCAAAAAACAACTGAGGTTAAGGTGTTTGGAGCAGCGAACCAACTTCGTATAACAACAACGTATCACATTGATGAGACTTCGGACGAGGCTGATAAAGATGTATTGACTAAATTGAATGAAGGCTTATCTAAAGTTGATGGCGGAAACAAACATGAGATTCTTTCTTCTCAAAAAGTGGGTCCGAGCATTGCTACTGATATGAAAGCAAGATCAATCTATGCGACGATTTTTGCCTTATTAATCATAGCGGTTTATATATTGGTCCGTTTCCATAAATGGCAATATTCTGTAGGTGCTGCAATTGCAACTGTACACGATGCGATTATTGTGTTAGGTCTGTTCTCTATTCTAGATGGTATCGTTCCATTCTCATTAGATATTGATCAACATTTTATTGCAGCTATTTTAACGGTCTTGGGCTATTCGGTAAATGATACAGTAGTTGTATTTGACCGTATTCGTGAAGATGTTAATAAACCAAATGCATTGAGTAAAGACTTTGGTGAAACAATCAACCATGCCATTAACACAACATTGAGTAGAACTGTTATCACTTCATTGACAGTAATATTCGTTTTGGCGGTATTATTCATTTTCGGTGGTGAGGTTATCAGAGGTTTCTCTTTCGCTATCTTAATTGGTATTATTGTAGGTACATACTCTTCAATATTCCTTGCTGCTCCTGCAGTATACGATTTGAGTAAAGGAAAACACTTGGCAAGCGCTCCTAAAAAAGCAGAACCAGTGACACCATAA
- a CDS encoding MarR family winged helix-turn-helix transcriptional regulator yields MQDGKFNKYSFILERTAKKVKQFAQNSFSENEFDITVDQWTILKTLYENDNLLQKELAEKCCKDQPTLTRIVDLLIKKGLTERVVHPSDRRGLYLHLTDDGQKKVEAFSPIVSSIRMKAWENLTDEDFNAFTRILDKIYKNLSN; encoded by the coding sequence ATGCAAGACGGAAAATTCAATAAATACTCATTCATTTTAGAGCGAACAGCAAAAAAAGTGAAGCAATTCGCACAAAATTCATTTTCAGAAAACGAATTTGACATCACTGTGGATCAATGGACAATCCTGAAAACACTTTACGAGAATGATAATCTCCTGCAAAAAGAACTTGCTGAGAAATGTTGTAAAGATCAACCTACACTAACACGAATTGTTGATTTATTAATCAAGAAAGGATTAACAGAACGAGTTGTCCATCCATCTGATCGCCGTGGTCTCTATTTACATTTAACAGATGATGGTCAAAAAAAAGTCGAAGCATTCTCCCCTATTGTTTCAAGCATTAGAATGAAGGCATGGGAAAATTTGACTGACGAAGATTTTAATGCATTCACACGTATATTGGACAAAATTTATAAAAATTTAAGTAATTAA
- a CDS encoding NAD(P)/FAD-dependent oxidoreductase: protein MIITDICIIGAGPVGLFAVFEAGLLKMRCHLIDILPQVGGQLSEIYPHKPIYDIPGYPTIRAQELVDNQMKQIEPFHPTFTLGERVEGLEKQEDGSYIVVSSEGTRIHCQVVVIAGGLGCFEPRKPELANLAKYERKGVDYMVKNPEEYRDKKIIIAGGGDSALDWTIYLSGIAKELTLIHRSDSFRGAPDSADKVYELAQQGAINLLMSHNLADVHGSDFLSHVIAINKQREEIKMEADYFIPLFGLTPKLGPIANWSLNIDKNAIEVNTMDYSTNVARIYAIGDINTYPGKLKLILCGYHEAALMAQSAFKFVYPDQKLSFKYTTVNGINTF, encoded by the coding sequence ATGATTATAACGGACATATGTATCATAGGTGCTGGACCTGTGGGTTTATTTGCTGTATTTGAAGCAGGATTATTAAAAATGAGGTGCCATCTAATTGATATTCTTCCTCAAGTAGGTGGTCAATTATCCGAAATATATCCGCATAAGCCGATTTATGATATACCTGGGTACCCCACTATTCGTGCTCAAGAGTTGGTTGACAATCAGATGAAGCAAATTGAACCATTCCATCCCACATTTACGCTTGGCGAACGGGTTGAGGGTTTAGAAAAACAAGAAGATGGTTCCTACATCGTTGTAAGCTCTGAAGGAACACGTATCCACTGTCAAGTTGTTGTTATAGCAGGAGGATTGGGCTGTTTTGAACCACGAAAGCCTGAACTTGCCAATTTAGCCAAATATGAAAGAAAGGGTGTTGATTATATGGTCAAAAATCCTGAAGAATATCGTGATAAAAAAATTATTATTGCTGGTGGTGGTGACTCTGCACTGGATTGGACAATCTATTTGTCAGGAATTGCAAAAGAGCTTACTTTGATCCACAGAAGTGACTCTTTTAGAGGTGCACCAGATTCTGCAGACAAAGTATATGAACTTGCTCAACAAGGGGCAATCAATTTATTAATGTCCCATAATCTTGCAGATGTGCACGGATCAGATTTTTTATCTCATGTAATAGCAATTAATAAACAAAGAGAAGAAATCAAAATGGAGGCAGATTATTTCATCCCGCTATTTGGTCTAACGCCAAAATTAGGCCCTATCGCAAACTGGAGTTTAAATATAGACAAGAATGCGATTGAGGTGAATACAATGGACTACTCGACTAATGTAGCACGTATATACGCTATTGGGGATATAAATACATACCCGGGTAAATTAAAATTGATATTATGTGGGTACCACGAAGCTGCATTAATGGCTCAAAGTGCCTTCAAATTCGTATACCCCGATCAGAAATTGAGTTTTAAATATACAACTGTAAATGGAATCAATACTTTTTAA
- a CDS encoding 2Fe-2S iron-sulfur cluster-binding protein, translating to MENIIEIEIEDRDGSTQKIEVPTDVNLSLMELLKATNYEVLATCGGIALCATCHVQIKSGAENLSEPQEQELDMLDTLPDADDDSRLACQLWLKNENDGLRIKIKGALQ from the coding sequence ATGGAAAATATTATTGAAATAGAAATTGAAGACCGGGATGGTAGTACACAGAAAATTGAAGTGCCAACAGACGTGAACTTATCGCTCATGGAATTACTAAAGGCTACTAATTATGAAGTATTGGCAACTTGCGGTGGTATAGCATTATGTGCCACATGTCATGTACAGATAAAATCTGGCGCAGAAAATCTTTCAGAACCACAGGAGCAAGAATTGGATATGCTTGACACGCTACCTGATGCCGATGATGATAGTAGATTAGCTTGCCAACTGTGGTTAAAGAATGAAAATGATGGCTTAAGAATCAAAATAAAGGGGGCATTA